The Xyrauchen texanus isolate HMW12.3.18 chromosome 33, RBS_HiC_50CHRs, whole genome shotgun sequence region TGCTTAGGTGCAGGCTAATTTTAGGGCATTCCGATGCTCTACCCATAGAACACAAGTCCTCGTATTACAGGGAACCCAGTGACCGAACTAAACCTGCATATTTCAAGCTCTAACCATTTCAAAGGTTGAAAATTAACCAGGATCTTTCCAAAATAATGATTTGATCAATTTGCAGCATTTCTAATTTTTCAATTGATTTTGCCAGAGTGCTTTCTTGTATACATTATTAACAGACCTGAGTCCAGTATGCATTTATGAATTTCAGAAAAGTCCAAATGCCTCTATTTCCCAATTTGTGTGCTAGTATGTTTTCTAATTCTCATTGTAAGGATTACATTATTTGATAAAGAATTTCTAAAGATCTGGCACCTGGTTCCCTGTTTGAAGTGTAAACTATAGCTACAACATCTCCACTTCAAATAACATAGAACACCTACAAACCTGAGATTTAAATATGCAAGCAATCATCAAGCTTCCCAAAAGAGTCTTAATTCCAGTGAGAACCATACCAGATCTTCTGTAAACACATGATAACAGCATTAGTAATCTAACTGGAATGACTTTCAATGCAGGGCTAAAATTATAATCACGTTTTAGGCCATTTTCACTCCTAGTTCTTTTGAGCACTTCAAGCGCTCTCAGAGCGGTATAACGTGTATATGTGAACAACCCAAGTGGTCTCAGACCCCcctaaaaggacccaaaagtgaaACGTACTCAGGCCACctcaggaggtggtctgagtacaGTTCATTTGTGAGTCATTTTGTGGTTCGATTGATTTGTGCAATGTGAAAGCGAAGAGGTACCAGTCCGCTTTACATTTTATGACGAGAGTACCTTGAGGCTTGCCATACATagctgcattacatacttcataTTCCAGTCACAATTTACTGTCCACATATGGGAATTTTAAGCTAATATAGATATACCATGATGTGTTTTTTGGTCTCAGATTCCGTACTTGTATTATTTAAGCATCTAAAATGAATGGACCAGCCGTATGCAGAGCTTTGCGTTAAGATTTTAAAGTGCCCGGATGGGCGTACCATCTACAGAAGTTCATGCCAAACTCCCACGAAAATGCAAGCAAGGATTTTtatagtttcactttaattttatttgcgCAATGGCAAATGTTTTGGGCTCATACACACAATGTAAATGACATGCAGGAGGAGATGCTTGCTTGCTCCATTACCCTCGAGATGATAGataaagaaacatattttcaaatgcacatagAATTACAAATGTTTTACTTCATGTGAAATATGGGCTTGTAGGTTTTATCGGAGTTAAGAATTTTGTAcagaaataaattatacattattactACTGCATAATGTAATACAATTGGTGGTGTTATCTggtatataacaaataaaatattacttatgtaattCTATCCCTGAacaataatttttaatgaaaaattcaatattttttaaagccttaaaagtaatcatatatccccattttattatatgatttcaAGTTTAATATCAATAAATGACTACTTATGGTGTAGGCCCAACCATCATAAGCATACATACACCTTAAGTAGTATGACAATTGCGtatcatcataatcgcagttatttttgagaaattattgtcagccaaatttcataatcgtgacagccctagatGCAATGGGGTCTGAGTTCTTAAGGAGCTGTGGTGTGAACAACAAGGGGTCTGAGACCACAATAATGTGAAGAAGACCAAAAAAGAAACTGAGTCCTCTTTTAAGTCCACTTACATTGTGAACACCAAAAGCACTGAGATCATTTGCGGCTGGTTTCCTTTCTGGTTCACTTTAACCAAACTGGGTTTAGTCCACTTGAAACGTACTACACATGAAACCACTAGTCGAAACATGACCCAAGCTGCACCGAGTAGCACCGTGTGTGACTTGACTTACTTGTAAAGTAAAGGGGGGGAAAAGATCACACAATTTTGCAAGAACAGGATGTTTTTCAAGATATTTCTTTTGCATAGCACCTATGTGACGTTCATGGTCAACACATGAAGCAAAGCCCCACATAAACACTATGAACAAGAGAAAGTGCTTGGAGATAAAAAACGTAAATGTATTTAAAGGGTCTCTATTTGTGCCAGGCCTTAAATTGGCCCATGATGTCCCTCTTAAAGGTTCCCTCTACACTTCCATCATGTCAAAGGTTGTTGGAAGAGTCATCACCAATCATGTCGGCCCTTGTTGACCATGACTTTCCAGGCTACTAAAGTGGGCCTCTCTCAATATACGGTTGATGTGATCATATGAGATGTTTAGGCTCAAGCAGATTGCTGGATCTTCAGCTGTGTGGGTGGTGGCAACAGGGCTGCAGGGAGCCTGAGAAACATGGAGTCTTCTTTGGTCGGTGCTCTGGATGGTGGCGCTGGGCCCTGCCATCTGCTCTGGACTGCTAATGCCACTGCTGTCACTGCTGGAAGACTGTTGAGAgacagaataagaataagcagTTTGTCAAAACCAGTTCAGAGGGGTGGCAGTAATGCTACAATGCAATTGTAGGtgattttatcactaaaatcatACGGTTTATGTGGTGTGGGTATAATTTtgaaggaggggcaagtcaaaatgtattttaacattatgccacaaatgctgtcgactgagcttctCTTGTATATAGTCTGTGCTTCCTCACATTTGTAAAGCACTGCCCGCTAATCATACAATCTGGATCCATAGCACTAAAAATCCGGCACGCATCATTTTGTGGCCCGGGTGATGTTGTCATGACAAGAAAAGAATTCAGTaaatctgaaatatttttcaCAGTCTGTATAGTTACAGAGGAAAAGAAACCGCAAACTGATGTAAAGAATTAATCAAATGCAAACACAAGAATATAAATGAGTTCTGCTTCAGTCTGCGAGTGTTGATAGAAACAGTTCAGTCTTCCACAATCGCTAGACACTGCCACAGTGCAAGACTTCGGGTGTCGGGTGACAAACCCATTTGAAGAGCTCAAGAGAGATACCCGTTaaacagtaaaaatatttatCTAGAATAACTGTGTTGAGGCGTCTTCTCCTAAATGCCTCATTATTAATGATTTATATCACTACACTAAACCAACCCTCAAAAGAGGGTTTTCATAGATATTAATTATTTCTTACTGAAGCACTTTTGGAGCTAGTATATTGTTTTTGAGGGTATCTTTGGTGTGTGTGCCAACACTTTTCACcctactgtctccttaagatgaattgcTTGTTATATTCTTCCTctttttgtaagtcactttgtataaaagtgtctccCAATGGATACAAATTAGTTAAGATAGTTAGTTAGAGAGTTTATTATTGGCCAATCACCAGGAAAAACCAAATGGAATTACCTGCGTTATTTTCACTGACAATTTGTTACGGTTTATTTGCTTGCAGCCAAGAATCTCTGAATGCCTGCGGCAGTGTGCGTGTGTAAACACAgtgcgtttgtgtgagtgagagccaCACTCATTTAGCTCTTTGAGGGATTAATTCAACATCTCTGCACCATATTCTGTTTTTTTCATGAGGCAATAACACTGATGAGCTAATACATTATGGCCACTCACAGGTAAAGTGAACAACACTGATcatctaacaaggccacatgtcaaggtcagggtagattagatggttagCAAACAATTAGTTATCGTAGTCGAAGTgttaaatgcaggagaaatgggcaggagtaaagacatgAGCGACTTtgaagggccaaattgttatggacagacgactgggtcagagcatctcttaaAAGTCAAGGcatgtggggtgctcccagtcagcagtggcgagtacctactgacagtggtccgaggagggacaaactacAAACCGACAACAGGGTGTtaggcgcccaaggctcatcgatgcgcgagGGCAACAAAGTCTATCTTGTCTGGTcggaaccaacagaaggtctacttcTGTAATGATGTTTACGGGAGGAATGCGTCACAACAAACAGTGCAacacaccctgctgcgtatggggctgcgtagccgcagaccaatCAGAGTGCCCGGCTTGTGAGGTCCTTTCCCTATCCTATTCCCACTCTTCTCCCTCTCATTTCCTGTCATATCTCTACTTTCCCTATCCCATCccagtcgctataatgtgtgggcATGTGGAGAGTAGTGCGTGGATTCCGCTGAGAATAGCGTGGCCTTCGCacacgctacatctccacggtaacgtgctcaacaagccacgtgataagatgcgcggattgatggtctcagatgcagaggcaacagagatttgtcctccgccacccggattgaggcgagtatcTACGCCACTACGAGGACTAACAGTGCATTGGGAAtaggacattccaaattggggagaaaggaaaaaaaaaacaatcatatcTGACAGCAGATCATATGTGCTTTCAGTTTATGGATATAAATGTTGACATttcacaacatttacattttagtcaTTTTCAGTGTGGGGCATTTTGCTGCAGTATGTGGCCTATTTGTAAAAGTGTGGatcttttaaagggtaactaaacacctgctcagagtctgactccacccactagaaatatttgaaaatgctggaaaagtgggcagaccccggcggggatagagggaacgaaccgagtgcggggctgagcgggggggggcacctgagactcgtagtgacggattaattgacagctgctgtcagactctgttattattattcctcacacggtcgcaagacgacatgtacatgaatctggcgtggtgagctggaacctgcttacgtcagctgtcaccgctacgtcacgagtaccgcaacagccaataggaaaattcaactgcagtagccaccgttcaacctgaagagggcagcactcag contains the following coding sequences:
- the si:dkey-21c1.1 gene encoding protein FAM104A, with amino-acid sequence MHRHEMLTESRKRRRNCDAEELQVSPQAKRSGGYSFLPEVGRDVWDSESSSSDSSGISSPEQMAGPSATIQSTDQRRLHVSQAPCSPVATTHTAEDPAICLSLNISYDHINRILREAHFSSLESHGQQGPT